One genomic segment of Clostridium estertheticum subsp. estertheticum includes these proteins:
- the rpsO gene encoding 30S ribosomal protein S15: MTKTTKQEIMVKHARHEGDTGSPEVQIALLTERITELNEHLKVHKKDNHSRRGLLMMVGQRKGMLGYLKNKDIERYRAILAELGLRK, from the coding sequence ATGACAAAGACTACAAAACAAGAAATAATGGTAAAACATGCAAGACATGAAGGAGATACAGGTTCTCCAGAAGTACAAATTGCACTTTTAACTGAAAGAATTACAGAGTTAAATGAGCATTTAAAAGTTCATAAAAAGGATAACCATTCAAGAAGAGGTCTATTAATGATGGTTGGTCAAAGAAAAGGTATGTTAGGTTACTTAAAGAACAAAGATATTGAAAGATATCGTGCAATTCTAGCAGAACTCGGACTAAGAAAATAA